The proteins below come from a single Chryseobacterium capnotolerans genomic window:
- a CDS encoding DUF4286 family protein gives MSVLSITFHCTKNNLEEWENYIDETLILMTENLMDVNQYILSEVHSDYIDEGKNYNLLLIFDNDELRNDFLESELKNIAERIETQFGQEVLIFDTLLNPKKSRL, from the coding sequence ATGAGCGTATTAAGTATAACTTTCCACTGCACGAAAAATAATCTGGAAGAATGGGAAAATTATATTGATGAAACCCTGATTTTAATGACTGAAAATCTGATGGATGTCAACCAGTACATCTTATCTGAAGTTCACAGCGATTATATTGATGAAGGAAAAAACTATAATCTTCTTCTGATTTTTGATAATGATGAACTGAGAAATGATTTTCTTGAAAGTGAATTGAAAAATATAGCAGAACGAATTGAAACTCAATTCGGGCAAGAGGTACTGATCTTCGATACCCTTCTGAATCCGAAAAAATCCAGACTATAA
- a CDS encoding tetratricopeptide repeat protein: MKKLILGMAIVASAFVFGQKGDVNAQLQAANKAAMDAYNAKNYAAAAPKFVEVYDLLKANGQDNKIYMYYAGLSHALANNSDPAIKIYTDLVNSGFTGVETTYTAKEKKSGQVVNLDKATWELMKKNSEYSDFKTEQSAGVEVDLYETLSLLLLNAKKPNEALVIIEKGLAKFPNNAKLKENQTSAYLASGNMDKFVAGLKEQLAKNPNDATNWYNLGVMQAKTPTTVNDALESFKKAIELKPDFANAYQNLVYTTIGDDSKIVADINAMRKDKPDEATKLIDARRERFAKALPFAESWYKVDPKNIDAVSTLKEIYVVTKNMDKVKEMKAKEAELSAAAK; encoded by the coding sequence ATGAAGAAACTAATTTTAGGTATGGCTATCGTAGCATCTGCTTTTGTTTTTGGACAGAAAGGAGATGTAAATGCTCAGCTTCAGGCTGCCAACAAAGCAGCGATGGATGCATATAACGCAAAAAACTATGCAGCTGCAGCACCTAAGTTTGTAGAAGTTTACGACTTATTGAAAGCTAATGGTCAGGATAACAAGATATACATGTATTATGCAGGGCTTAGTCACGCATTAGCCAACAATAGTGATCCGGCTATTAAAATATATACAGATCTTGTGAATTCCGGATTTACAGGAGTAGAAACTACTTATACTGCTAAAGAAAAAAAGAGCGGACAGGTAGTGAATTTAGATAAAGCTACTTGGGAACTTATGAAAAAGAATTCTGAATATTCAGATTTCAAAACAGAGCAGTCTGCAGGAGTAGAAGTAGATTTATATGAAACGTTATCTTTATTGCTTCTTAATGCTAAGAAACCAAACGAAGCACTGGTAATCATTGAAAAAGGATTAGCTAAATTTCCAAACAATGCTAAGCTGAAAGAAAACCAGACTAGTGCTTATCTTGCTTCAGGAAATATGGATAAATTCGTTGCTGGTTTGAAAGAGCAGTTAGCAAAAAATCCTAATGATGCAACCAACTGGTATAACCTTGGAGTAATGCAGGCAAAAACTCCCACTACAGTTAATGATGCTTTAGAATCATTCAAAAAAGCCATTGAGCTTAAACCTGATTTTGCCAATGCTTATCAGAACCTTGTATACACTACCATTGGAGATGACTCTAAAATTGTAGCTGATATCAATGCTATGAGAAAAGATAAGCCGGATGAAGCTACTAAATTAATTGATGCAAGAAGAGAAAGATTTGCAAAAGCTCTACCATTTGCAGAAAGCTGGTATAAAGTAGATCCTAAGAATATTGATGCAGTGAGTACATTAAAAGAAATTTATGTAGTTACTAAAAATATGGATAAAGTTAAAGAAATGAAAGCTAAAGAAGCTGAGCTAAGCGCAGCAGCAAAGTAA
- a CDS encoding 1,4-dihydroxy-2-naphthoyl-CoA synthase — protein MIEWKTAKEYEDITYKKCNGVARIAFNRPEVRNAFRPKTTSELYDAFYDASEDPSIGVVLLSGEGPSSKDGGWAFCSGGDQKARGEQGYVGEDGRHRLNILEVQRLIRFMPKVVIAVVPGWAVGGGHSLHVVCDLTLASEEHAIFKQTDADVTSFDGGYGSAYLAKMVGQKKAREIFFLGRNYSAQEAFEMGMVNKVVPHAELEDTAYEWAQEILGKSPMSIRMLKFAMNLTDDGMVGQQVFAGEATRLAYMTEEAKEGRNAFLEKRKPNFGEDQWIS, from the coding sequence ATGATCGAGTGGAAAACCGCTAAGGAATACGAAGATATTACCTATAAAAAATGCAATGGTGTAGCAAGAATCGCTTTCAACAGACCGGAAGTGCGTAATGCTTTCAGACCAAAGACTACTTCAGAATTATATGATGCTTTTTATGATGCCTCTGAAGACCCTTCAATAGGCGTTGTTTTACTTTCAGGAGAAGGGCCAAGCTCTAAAGACGGAGGCTGGGCTTTCTGCAGTGGTGGAGACCAAAAAGCAAGAGGTGAGCAAGGATATGTAGGAGAAGATGGAAGACACCGTTTAAATATTCTGGAAGTTCAGCGTCTGATCCGTTTCATGCCGAAAGTAGTTATTGCAGTAGTTCCGGGATGGGCTGTAGGTGGCGGACATTCACTTCACGTAGTATGTGACTTAACTTTAGCAAGTGAGGAGCATGCTATTTTCAAGCAGACTGATGCTGATGTGACCAGTTTTGACGGGGGGTATGGATCTGCTTACCTGGCAAAAATGGTAGGACAGAAAAAAGCCCGTGAAATCTTCTTTTTAGGAAGAAACTATTCTGCTCAGGAAGCTTTCGAAATGGGAATGGTAAACAAAGTAGTTCCACATGCAGAATTAGAAGATACCGCTTACGAATGGGCTCAGGAAATCTTAGGAAAATCCCCAATGTCTATCAGAATGCTGAAGTTTGCAATGAATCTTACTGATGACGGAATGGTTGGCCAGCAGGTATTTGCAGGGGAAGCAACCCGTTTAGCCTATATGACCGAAGAAGCTAAAGAAGGAAGAAATGCATTCCTTGAAAAAAGAAAACCAAACTTCGGGGAGGATCAATGGATATCATAA
- the menA gene encoding 1,4-dihydroxy-2-naphthoate octaprenyltransferase: protein MTDWIKAARLRTLPLSLSGIIMGAFIAKWRLYREGGTWDWKIFALALLVTLLYQILSNYANDYGDGVKGTDAKRINEAEARAVASGKITAKQMKNAVILFSALSFVATIALLYVAFIPDYMNEFYIFIGLGVASILAAIGYTVGKKPYGYMGLGDIFVFIFFGLVSVCGSYFLFTKTFSWDMLLPGTAVGMMSMAVLNLNNMRDIESDKLSGKNSFALRIGFKNAMIYEMILLNLPLILILAFLGINGFFEQQNYYAFIVMILMFPLTKLRRSIMSVKEPKELDQYLKQVGIMTFVMAILTAAGLNLFN, encoded by the coding sequence ATGACTGATTGGATAAAAGCCGCAAGGCTCAGAACTTTACCGCTGTCATTAAGCGGAATTATTATGGGAGCTTTCATTGCAAAATGGAGACTTTACAGAGAGGGCGGAACATGGGACTGGAAGATTTTTGCATTGGCGCTTTTGGTAACCCTTTTGTATCAGATCTTATCAAACTATGCCAATGATTATGGTGATGGGGTAAAAGGAACAGATGCAAAAAGAATCAATGAAGCGGAGGCAAGAGCAGTCGCATCAGGGAAAATTACAGCCAAGCAGATGAAAAATGCGGTTATTCTTTTCTCAGCATTATCTTTCGTTGCTACAATTGCGTTGTTATATGTTGCTTTCATTCCGGATTATATGAACGAATTCTACATTTTTATAGGGTTGGGAGTAGCAAGTATTTTAGCTGCAATCGGGTATACAGTAGGGAAGAAGCCTTATGGTTATATGGGATTGGGAGATATCTTTGTGTTTATCTTCTTCGGATTGGTTTCTGTATGTGGAAGTTATTTCCTGTTTACAAAAACATTCAGCTGGGATATGCTGTTGCCGGGAACTGCAGTAGGAATGATGAGTATGGCTGTTTTGAACCTGAACAATATGAGAGATATTGAAAGTGATAAACTATCAGGAAAAAACAGTTTTGCATTAAGAATCGGATTCAAAAATGCAATGATCTACGAAATGATCCTGTTAAATCTTCCATTGATATTGATCTTGGCTTTTCTGGGGATTAATGGATTCTTTGAGCAACAAAACTATTATGCTTTTATTGTGATGATCTTAATGTTTCCTTTGACAAAACTGAGAAGAAGCATTATGTCGGTAAAAGAACCAAAAGAATTAGACCAGTATTTAAAGCAGGTAGGGATCATGACGTTTGTAATGGCTATTCTTACGGCAGCCGGACTTAATTTATTTAACTAA
- a CDS encoding metal-dependent hydrolase, whose product MKIQFLGQNCFLFTYKDKTILSDPFYNYKKAESGFDITAQKIDYILLTHAHGDHIADVAEVLQHYPEATVIGVPEVCGYFTQAKNKDDVNLGGSAKIDDLKISMVPAHHTSSFPDGSYGGVPVGYIFRLPEGKNVYLAGDTGVMADMELFPRLYGNIDLSILPIGSHYTMCPRKASFAAAELLKTPKVIGCHFDTFPAIEINHESALKHFADKNVELVLPKLGETFEF is encoded by the coding sequence ATGAAAATACAATTCTTAGGGCAAAATTGTTTTCTGTTCACGTACAAGGACAAAACAATTTTAAGTGACCCTTTTTACAATTACAAAAAAGCGGAATCAGGTTTTGATATTACCGCTCAGAAAATTGATTACATCCTGTTGACCCATGCCCATGGAGATCATATTGCTGATGTAGCGGAAGTATTGCAGCATTATCCGGAAGCAACCGTAATTGGAGTGCCGGAAGTATGCGGATACTTTACACAGGCTAAAAATAAAGATGATGTGAACTTAGGAGGATCGGCAAAAATCGACGATCTTAAAATTTCCATGGTTCCGGCTCACCACACAAGTTCTTTCCCGGATGGAAGCTATGGAGGCGTTCCTGTAGGATATATTTTCAGACTTCCTGAAGGTAAGAATGTGTATTTGGCTGGAGATACAGGAGTAATGGCAGATATGGAGCTATTTCCGAGGTTATATGGGAATATTGACCTTTCTATCCTTCCTATCGGGAGTCACTACACGATGTGTCCTAGAAAAGCGTCTTTTGCAGCAGCAGAATTATTGAAGACCCCGAAGGTAATCGGATGCCACTTTGATACGTTCCCTGCTATAGAGATCAATCATGAAAGTGCATTAAAACATTTTGCAGATAAAAATGTGGAACTTGTTTTACCAAAATTAGGGGAGACGTTCGAGTTTTAA
- a CDS encoding DUF4199 domain-containing protein, with protein sequence MTKSPSTLGIILFIATMIVFFVVYTFFSGINYFDISLKANAFVLPILYAGAAFLSVKSYWNSHRVVTFKEAFKRAFIPMFIGGILSIFSIYAFLNFADTDAKKLLNYQYVQRQKSELDTEYTSARKILKHQKDIDELDQKYKERVQSFAPDAVKGKDMLTASHFSGYFAAILIFYVVLSVFFGAFFRTRSIYQPEETNQD encoded by the coding sequence ATGACGAAAAGTCCATCAACACTAGGAATTATACTTTTTATAGCTACAATGATCGTTTTTTTTGTAGTATATACTTTTTTCTCAGGAATCAATTATTTTGATATTTCACTGAAAGCCAATGCTTTCGTGTTGCCTATTCTTTATGCTGGAGCAGCATTCTTATCCGTAAAAAGCTATTGGAACAGCCATAGGGTGGTAACTTTTAAAGAAGCCTTCAAAAGAGCATTCATTCCAATGTTCATTGGAGGAATTCTTTCGATTTTCAGTATTTATGCTTTTTTAAACTTTGCAGATACCGATGCAAAAAAACTTTTGAACTACCAATATGTTCAAAGACAGAAGTCGGAATTGGATACTGAATATACTTCCGCGAGAAAAATTTTAAAGCATCAGAAAGATATTGACGAGCTTGATCAGAAGTATAAAGAGAGAGTGCAGAGCTTTGCTCCAGACGCTGTAAAAGGAAAAGATATGCTTACTGCAAGTCATTTTTCAGGATATTTTGCAGCAATTCTTATATTTTACGTAGTTTTGTCGGTGTTTTTCGGAGCATTTTTCAGAACAAGAAGTATCTATCAGCCCGAAGAAACAAATCAAGACTAA
- a CDS encoding glycosyltransferase family 2 protein yields MNLSIVIPLLNEEDSLEELFSRIDKVCQTSNLSYEIWFVDDGSTDLSWSIIENLKVQHPQIHAIKFSRNYGKSQALHAAFERTNGDVVITMDADLQDFPEEIPELYNMVIHDNYDIVSGWKKKRFDNVMTKNIPSKLFNAAARKVSGVYLHDFNCGLKAYKKQVVKSVDVYGDMHRYIPVLAANAGFRRITEKEVKHQARPYGTSKFGTERFVRGFLDLVTLWFVSRFGGRPMHFFGAVGTLMFIFGFLSALWLGVSKLIDVARGIYGHLITNNPWFYIALTMMIMGTLLFVAGFLGEMIIRTNREHKNYNIDDVI; encoded by the coding sequence ATGAACTTATCTATAGTTATTCCGTTACTGAACGAAGAAGACTCTCTGGAAGAGCTTTTTTCAAGAATTGATAAAGTCTGCCAAACCAGTAATTTATCTTACGAAATCTGGTTTGTAGATGATGGAAGTACGGATTTATCGTGGAGTATTATTGAGAACTTAAAAGTACAGCATCCTCAGATCCACGCTATTAAATTTTCCCGAAATTACGGGAAATCTCAGGCGCTTCATGCGGCTTTTGAAAGAACAAACGGAGATGTGGTGATTACCATGGATGCAGACCTTCAGGACTTTCCGGAAGAAATTCCAGAATTGTACAATATGGTCATACATGACAATTATGATATTGTTTCCGGTTGGAAGAAGAAGCGTTTTGATAATGTCATGACGAAAAATATTCCGTCAAAACTCTTTAATGCAGCAGCAAGAAAGGTTTCCGGAGTTTATCTTCACGATTTCAATTGCGGTTTGAAAGCTTACAAAAAGCAGGTAGTAAAATCTGTAGATGTATACGGAGATATGCACCGTTATATTCCGGTACTGGCTGCCAATGCAGGTTTCAGAAGAATTACAGAAAAAGAGGTTAAGCACCAGGCAAGACCTTATGGAACTTCAAAATTCGGAACAGAAAGATTTGTAAGAGGATTTTTGGATCTGGTAACGCTTTGGTTTGTAAGCCGATTTGGAGGAAGACCGATGCATTTCTTCGGAGCAGTAGGAACCCTTATGTTCATCTTTGGTTTCCTTTCAGCACTCTGGTTAGGAGTATCCAAACTGATTGATGTAGCCAGAGGAATCTATGGTCATTTAATCACTAATAATCCGTGGTTCTACATTGCTTTAACCATGATGATTATGGGAACATTGCTATTTGTAGCAGGATTCCTGGGAGAAATGATTATCAGAACGAACCGCGAGCATAAGAATTATAATATTGATGATGTGATATAA
- a CDS encoding rhomboid family intramembrane serine protease, which produces MEDKLPKIYSKKAILGFSIFLSTLFGGVLLFQNLMDVNKKKEAYTVLGISIVITILTAIIVNIPEKPMSALAYICGFAGGALLSNYFVPKYFPNEEQYPKKAIWKPLIIGIIIVVIIVALTIYSASIENNQGY; this is translated from the coding sequence ATGGAAGATAAATTACCCAAAATTTATTCTAAAAAGGCCATTTTAGGATTTTCTATTTTTCTGTCTACTCTTTTCGGGGGCGTGCTTTTGTTTCAAAACCTGATGGATGTCAACAAGAAAAAAGAAGCCTATACGGTGTTGGGTATTTCTATTGTAATAACAATACTTACAGCTATTATTGTTAATATTCCCGAAAAACCCATGAGTGCACTTGCTTATATTTGTGGGTTTGCAGGAGGAGCATTATTATCCAATTATTTTGTTCCAAAATATTTTCCTAATGAAGAACAATATCCAAAGAAAGCAATATGGAAACCTTTAATTATTGGAATTATTATTGTGGTTATTATTGTTGCATTAACTATATATTCAGCTTCAATCGAAAATAATCAGGGTTACTGA
- a CDS encoding DUF4280 domain-containing protein: MSEKHLVCQGAVCKCQFGTAPDKLLVKTQSKRYINDKEGSSKLMATHTDIGKTFEKNTFGSCAKMNNNPCQVTITQWSGYYQNITLEDNSGKALLEDSKATCPIGSPDCITIINHGQTAEISQQNIDHARPEVLAEVFLFADLKKDEVVEEEEDIVKL; this comes from the coding sequence ATGAGCGAAAAACATTTAGTATGCCAGGGAGCTGTCTGTAAGTGCCAGTTCGGCACAGCTCCGGATAAATTGCTGGTGAAAACCCAAAGCAAACGATACATTAATGATAAGGAAGGCAGCAGTAAGCTGATGGCTACTCATACAGATATTGGTAAAACTTTCGAAAAAAACACTTTTGGAAGTTGCGCCAAGATGAATAACAATCCCTGCCAGGTTACCATCACCCAATGGAGCGGTTACTATCAGAACATCACGCTGGAAGATAATAGCGGAAAAGCGCTGTTGGAAGACAGTAAAGCGACCTGTCCGATAGGAAGCCCGGACTGTATTACCATTATCAACCACGGACAAACAGCGGAAATTTCTCAACAAAACATAGATCATGCACGCCCTGAAGTGCTTGCAGAAGTATTTCTGTTTGCTGATTTAAAGAAAGATGAAGTTGTAGAGGAGGAAGAGGATATCGTTAAACTTTAA
- a CDS encoding T6SS phospholipase effector Tle1-like catalytic domain-containing protein — translation MAGFQRKTYRKKKVGYLDKIQLAIKTINISKGDILKISVYEDDTTGDRSMGTFTTSGVDDKGFAYLYFNQLSLYQAKLNKMDWIDEGEHEYYIKAEYENYISRTEEKIQLVVQNELAQHVDKPQQTNKPVVVSAPDNKPKQDNKSKSDVVFNMFFDGTMNNMTNTTERIKRTDVYNRKSNKEDDSYINFYSNVALLYMNNEVKKNEDIIKIYTEGIGTEDKRKDQAFPGGALGTGIAIYMRGIKDKVQRGVQQMKDLVNEKYFANKISLGKVTINVFGFSRGAAAARYFLSQDSLIAIYLNLKSSKEITFNFIGLFDTVASYGVLHLNDVIELQLKLKGRAKKIVQLAAADEYRNNFKLTNIDSSVKAGVGYQLTMPGVHSDIGGGYGEISDEKRYLGEYMLYGDNESTAKKNWKK, via the coding sequence ATGGCAGGATTTCAGAGGAAAACCTATAGGAAAAAGAAGGTAGGCTATCTGGATAAAATACAATTAGCGATTAAAACCATCAATATTTCCAAAGGTGATATCCTGAAAATATCCGTTTATGAGGATGATACCACCGGAGACCGTTCAATGGGAACTTTTACTACCAGCGGCGTAGATGATAAAGGATTTGCCTATCTGTATTTTAACCAACTTAGTTTATATCAGGCTAAACTGAATAAAATGGACTGGATTGATGAAGGTGAACATGAATATTACATTAAGGCAGAATATGAAAATTACATCAGCCGTACTGAAGAAAAGATACAGCTTGTTGTACAAAATGAGCTGGCACAACATGTTGATAAACCACAACAGACGAATAAGCCAGTGGTAGTTAGTGCCCCTGACAACAAACCTAAACAGGATAATAAATCTAAGAGTGACGTAGTTTTCAATATGTTCTTTGATGGAACGATGAATAATATGACCAATACTACGGAAAGGATTAAAAGAACAGATGTTTATAACAGGAAAAGCAATAAGGAAGATGATAGTTATATCAATTTCTACTCCAATGTGGCTTTATTGTATATGAATAATGAGGTTAAAAAAAATGAAGATATTATTAAAATTTATACAGAAGGGATAGGTACTGAAGATAAAAGAAAGGATCAGGCTTTTCCAGGAGGAGCATTGGGGACAGGCATCGCTATTTATATGAGAGGTATTAAAGATAAAGTACAGCGGGGAGTACAGCAAATGAAGGATCTGGTTAATGAAAAATATTTTGCTAATAAAATATCTCTTGGCAAAGTAACGATCAATGTATTTGGTTTCAGCCGTGGTGCAGCCGCGGCAAGATATTTTTTGTCCCAGGACTCATTGATCGCGATTTATCTGAATTTAAAAAGTTCTAAAGAAATTACCTTTAACTTTATTGGGTTGTTTGACACCGTTGCATCCTATGGTGTTCTCCATTTAAATGATGTTATTGAGCTTCAGTTGAAATTAAAAGGGAGAGCAAAAAAGATCGTACAGTTGGCCGCTGCTGATGAATACAGGAATAATTTTAAATTGACTAATATTGATAGTTCTGTAAAAGCGGGAGTAGGTTACCAGCTTACGATGCCGGGAGTGCATTCAGATATTGGCGGTGGGTACGGTGAAATAAGCGACGAAAAAAGATACTTAGGAGAATACATGCTATATGGAGATAATGAGAGTACAGCGAAAAAGAACTGGAAAAAATAA
- a CDS encoding DUF2931 family protein — protein MQSQWWNGDSGVMIVGEQYRPIPFGMKIKWFSYAEDKFYEGDFKLDYEKLSGLFKEGLNCKESSNYKYFKIALAPGGQVFLYLLGGNSLLVGDFLAKESHSLQWTDLGNHTNAERKDDVKYYQSKMPLQTQQEISEKRINTQIWKDINLHYPWSYTFKVADFNNSFDLKEKDIIVNYINGENARCISEIDYLTKASPKAIPLEIDGEFETSAGRKFTIRIYPGNVNGQEPQKQTYEIQRGREQELVKLFKDFYAKIGKKDFEIHLKLSPDFKTGKVYLKKGNLEQKIPKVQVDIFDMTFDQ, from the coding sequence TTGCAATCTCAATGGTGGAATGGAGATTCCGGAGTTATGATTGTAGGAGAGCAATATAGACCCATTCCTTTCGGTATGAAAATCAAATGGTTTTCTTATGCGGAAGACAAGTTTTATGAAGGCGATTTTAAATTGGATTATGAAAAATTGTCTGGACTTTTTAAAGAAGGATTAAACTGTAAAGAAAGTTCTAATTATAAATATTTTAAAATAGCCCTTGCTCCTGGTGGGCAGGTATTTCTTTATTTATTAGGAGGGAATTCTCTCTTAGTTGGTGATTTTTTAGCGAAAGAAAGCCATTCGTTGCAATGGACTGATTTAGGAAATCATACAAATGCAGAAAGAAAAGATGATGTAAAATATTATCAAAGTAAAATGCCTCTCCAAACGCAGCAGGAAATTTCAGAAAAAAGAATCAATACCCAGATTTGGAAAGATATTAACCTCCATTATCCATGGAGCTATACTTTTAAGGTAGCAGATTTTAATAATTCCTTTGATTTAAAAGAAAAAGATATAATAGTCAACTATATCAATGGAGAGAATGCACGATGTATCTCTGAAATAGATTACTTAACGAAGGCCTCTCCCAAAGCAATCCCATTGGAGATCGATGGAGAATTTGAAACTTCTGCCGGAAGGAAATTTACCATTCGCATCTATCCTGGTAATGTAAATGGACAAGAGCCTCAAAAGCAGACATACGAGATACAAAGAGGTCGTGAGCAGGAGCTTGTAAAATTATTTAAAGATTTTTATGCAAAAATAGGGAAGAAAGATTTTGAGATCCATTTAAAACTTTCACCAGATTTTAAAACCGGTAAAGTATATCTTAAGAAAGGTAATTTAGAGCAGAAAATCCCAAAAGTACAAGTAGATATTTTCGATATGACATTTGATCAATGA
- a CDS encoding GIN domain-containing protein, whose product MKKVLYTLMLVAVVSCGKVSPKGNIEKKDVDVPEFVNLDLNGKFRVFYAKGPKNFVEIETYPNVANNLDVDVKDKTLSIKEKRGTKGVDFYNVTIYSKYNLEKVAVSDSVEVNISSEIKTDNFRLNMKNNASFMGSVNTRRAEVEMHNRSRANFLGLTKDAVIKISDTASLIAPYWKITNLNIDSKNGNYAEVNVKDSLKGNIQNTAKFIYYNDPIRAFKVEKTTKVENKKLE is encoded by the coding sequence ATGAAAAAAGTACTATACACATTGATGCTGGTTGCAGTGGTTTCCTGCGGGAAAGTTTCTCCAAAAGGAAATATTGAAAAGAAGGATGTGGATGTTCCGGAATTTGTTAATCTGGATCTGAACGGTAAATTCCGTGTATTTTATGCCAAAGGTCCCAAAAACTTTGTGGAAATAGAAACCTATCCCAATGTTGCCAATAACCTTGACGTAGATGTAAAGGATAAAACCCTTTCTATCAAAGAAAAAAGAGGAACCAAAGGTGTAGACTTCTACAATGTAACGATCTATTCAAAATATAATCTTGAAAAAGTAGCCGTTTCCGACTCTGTGGAAGTGAATATTTCAAGCGAAATTAAAACAGATAATTTCAGACTGAATATGAAGAACAATGCAAGTTTCATGGGATCTGTCAATACAAGAAGGGCAGAAGTGGAAATGCATAACAGAAGCCGTGCTAACTTTTTAGGATTAACAAAGGATGCAGTGATAAAGATTTCTGATACTGCAAGTTTAATTGCACCGTATTGGAAAATTACCAATCTGAATATCGACTCCAAAAATGGAAACTATGCGGAGGTGAATGTAAAAGACTCTTTAAAAGGAAATATTCAGAATACAGCAAAATTTATTTACTATAATGACCCGATCAGAGCATTTAAAGTAGAGAAAACAACGAAAGTTGAGAATAAGAAATTAGAGTAA
- a CDS encoding four helix bundle protein, translated as MSFKFEKLVIWQKSMDFGEEIFNLSQGFPKDEAFNLTSQIRRAVDSIALNISEGSILQSKLEFKKFLGYSIRSLAETVTCLYKAKNRKYITEIEFNQFYNESYNLMNQIIAFRNQIKD; from the coding sequence ATGAGCTTCAAATTTGAAAAATTGGTAATCTGGCAGAAATCAATGGATTTCGGAGAGGAGATTTTCAATTTGTCTCAAGGTTTTCCAAAAGATGAAGCATTTAATCTTACTTCACAAATAAGGAGAGCCGTAGATTCTATAGCGTTGAATATTTCTGAAGGAAGTATTTTACAGTCAAAATTAGAATTTAAAAAATTTTTAGGATACTCGATCCGCTCTTTGGCAGAAACAGTAACCTGCTTATATAAAGCAAAAAATAGAAAGTATATTACAGAAATAGAGTTTAATCAATTTTATAATGAAAGTTATAATTTAATGAATCAAATTATAGCTTTTAGAAATCAGATAAAAGATTAA